Part of the Lagenorhynchus albirostris chromosome 19, mLagAlb1.1, whole genome shotgun sequence genome, CTGTGACGCAGAAACTGGCTGTCAGTGTGTCACAgattaggaaattgaggctctGGGATTCAAGCCCTGGGGTTTGCCTGCTTCCGTCCTGCCCACCGTCTGCAGTGGGAGAATGGGCTGACTTGATGTCCCCTTTCTGCAGGTCCTCTCAGTACAGCATGGTGGCCGGGGCAGgcagagagagtggcatggagacCCCCATGCACGAGAACCCCGAGTGGGAGAAGGCCCGCCAGGCCCTGGCCAGCATCAGCAAAGCGGGAGCTGCCGGCAGCTCTGCCAAGGCCAGCAGCAGCGGGCCCGTGGCCAGTGCACAGGTGAGCAGCGTCCCGTGCGCGGGCGTGGGGCACACGCACACACTTGGTGTCCTCTCGCATCACCAGGGCAGGGTGCTCTGAGGACATCCTGGTAGCCCTTGAGTAGTGAGTAGGGCACCATGTGGTCGTTGTCCCTGGGAATCGAGCCTGAGGAGGGGGCGGTGCTCGTGTCCGGTGGTAGAGGTGGTGGCTCTCTGTGGAGAGATGTGTTCCTAGTTCTGTCCCTTGGCAGTTAACCACCAGTAAACAGACCTGCCCTGGTGGGGCCCTGATGGCACGTGGTTCTCTCCCCCCACAGTATGTGTCACAGGCAGAAGCCTCGgctctgcagcagcagcagtactACCAGTGGTACCAGCAGTACAACTATGCCTATCCGTACAGCTACTATTACCCTGTGGTGAGTGCCCACCCAGCCCGGCAGGGGCAGGCGGTGGAGGGGCGGAGGTGGGATCAGTCAGGCAGGGTCCGGGGGCAGTGGGTGGATTGACCACAGCAGTGACAGCTGCTGGAAAACCCTCCCTGAGCTCATGGTCCACAAGGTAAATGCCCAGGTCCTTCGGTGGCCACCTACGCTGCCCTCCCTGTGCCCACGCTGCCACAGAGACTCCTCCCCCTCAGCACACACTGAGTCCACTCCCGCCTCAGCCCTTTCCTTGCGTGCCGACACTCGCTGTGCCCTCGCCTAGCAGAGGGCTGCCCGAGAGCGCCTTCGGAGTGCGCTTCCTGGGACAGGCTTTCCTTAGAGTGGCATTCCCACTGCTCACCCTGCCACTCGGCTTctctgtttggctttttttttgtttactgctggctgtgttgggtgtctACTGTGGCATGTATTTTGAGTGCAAAGTTCATTCTGTCTTTACTTTTCATTGTATTATAGTGTTTAGATGGGTTGGTAGTCAGTAAATAGTTGTTGAAGAGTGGAATGTGGGACACATGGAGGTGGTCATTTTATTTGGTAATTTTTCAGCATGAGGGAGTTGGGCGCTTCTATgtggtggagagagggagggtgagaggtcAGTAAAGGATTGCAAACTGAGCAGCTGGGAGAGAGGGGCGGGTCTAGGCCTCTAGGGAAGGAATCGGCCCACCACTAATCCTTCCCTCCTGTGCCCTCGCCAGAGCATGTACCAGAGCTATGGCTCCCCCTCCCAGTACGGGATGGCCGGCTCCTACGGCTCAGCTGCACCGCAGCAGCCGTCCGCAGCGCAGCACCAAGGGACTCTGAACCAGGTAACGCCCTACCCCGCCCTGGCTCAGTCCACGCACGGGGTGTGGCGGGCCAGCAGCGGGGACACCTGCGTTATTTAAGCTGCTCCTGCCCAGCAGTTCCTGATCTGAGGACGAGGAAGGCTAAGCTTAGTTTTTGAAACCAGGGTGGGTGTAGGGCTTGAGTACGGCCAGGGGGCTGAGGTGTTGGGGTGACGGTGGGAGCACTTTGTGGCGTGGCAGCCTTCTCCTGTGCTTTCCTCTCAGCACATGCCCACATGCATAGTCTCTCCCTctcacgcacgcacacacgctcTAGCCTTGCACTTCACGTGCAGCTGGGAGGCGTGGTGGAGCTCGTGCCGGGGAGGTGGGCAGACCTGGGTGTGAATCCCAGCGCCCCGGTGGCCAAACTACAAGTCACGCGCTCTCTGCGCCTCAGGCGGTGCCATCAGGCggtggcggggggagggaaggatcgCGGCTTTATCACCGGCTCCCGCAAACGTGTGCCACACGTGTCTTGACGGGCACGTGACGTGCTCGGACAGTGACCGCCGGGGCGGGGGTGCCGTTGGGGGCGGACGCCGGTGTTTTAAATGCCAGCCGCCATCGCCGCTCAGCAGTAGGAGCCGTGGGAGAGTAGGCGGTGCCTGAGCTGCTGGGCCGTGGGAGGTCGCGGAAGCCCCCGCCTCGAGAGGCGCTCTGCGGGTGCGGGTGGCGAGGCGGGGGAGCGTCCGGCCGCGGAGTTGAGAGCTGAGGTGGCCGAGGACCCCGCGCAAGGGCCAGCCCGGGGTGCCCGCTCCTGCCTCAGCGGCCGCTCTGCCCACAGCCCCCGGTCCCGGGTATGGACGAAGGCCTGTCCTACCAGGCGCCCCCTCAGCAGCTGCCAGCGGCCCAGCCCCCTCAGCCCTCCAACCCCCCGCGTGGGGCTCACCCTTTGAGCAGCGGTCCGCAGCCAGGGACGGCCCctgccacgcagcacagccaggCAGGATCTGCCTCGGGCCAGGCCTATGGGCAGCATGGCTACAGCGAGCCCGCCAAGCCCAAGAAGGGCCAGCAGCTGTGGAACCGCATGAAGCGTGAGTGGCCTTGGGccgtggaggggagggggcctcACAGGACTCCTGGCGCGAGGCACGTGGGGTGCTTGGACCTTGCTTCGCTCTTGGGACCTCCCGGGGCGGTGCGTGGGGCCGCTCGGAATGggcgcccttctctggagctcaggGCTCCtgccccgggggtgggggtgggggcgggggcggggccgcccACGTGGGCGGGGGAGGCCTCACCTCAGCTTTCGCTGCCCTCACAGCGGCCCCTGGGACTGGTGGGCTCAAGTTCAACATTCAGAAACGGCCTTTCGCTGTCACAAGCCAGAGCTTTggctccaccacggagggccagCACGGCAGCTTCGGTCCCCAGCCCAACCCCGAGAAGGCCCAGAACCACAGGTGACGGCCGCCCCCTTGCCCGGCCCCAGCCCCTGGGCACCGTGCTCAGCATCTGTGTGCGGCCCACTGGCACGGCCTGCTCCTTAGAAAGCAGAGagcccccctgccctgccccacggGCTCGCCCTGGGTGCCTGCCCGGGAGGGGCGGTGATGACGGTCCCACCTGGGTCGTGGGGTACCACTCCCCAACCGAGTGTCTGCACCTGTCCTCCCTCCGCCAGGGGGAACCTGTCCGGTAAGCCCGACGACTGGCCGCAGGACATGAAGGAGTACGTGGAGCGCTGCTTCACTGCCTGTGAGTCGGAGGAGGACAAGGACCGGACGGAGAAGCTGCTCAAGGAGGTGCTGCAGGCGAGGCTCCAGGATGGCTCGGCCTACACCATCGACTGGAGCCGGGAGCCCCTGCCAGGGTGCGTGGGGCCGGGGGGCGCTCGGGAGGTGTCTGGTGCTGCAGTTGGAGACCTGCCATCCTAGGTGTCCGGGGCCCTGAAGGAGCGAGAGAATGGGGTCCTGGGGGCGGGAGGCTGCCGGGGTGGGAGTCCCGGGGGTGAGAGTGTGGAGGCGGGAGATGTGCTACTCAGCGGCTGCCAGCAGCCTCTAGACACACAAAACCTTGGGATTGTCTCCCACCTGAGCGTCGTGTTAGTCGAGTTGCCTGGGTAAGTGCCCTTCCTTCTGAGCTCGTGTGTCCAGGGGCGGGTGGCAGGCGTTGGGGATGTCGGGGCGCCGGGTGGTGATGCCCTCCCCTGCTATATCCCCAGGCTGACTCGGGAGCCTGTGGCTGAGAGCCCCAAGAAGAAGCGGTGGGAGGCCCCTAGCAGCCTCCACCCTCCCCGGGGGGCAGGCTCAGCGACCAGGGGCGGGGGTGCCCAGTCCCAGCGAGGGACGCCCGGGGCTGGGGGTGCTGGCCGAGCCCGGGGCAGCAGCTTCGCCAAGTTCGGCAACCGCAATGTCTTCATGAAGGACCACAGCTCCTCCTCCAGCACCGACTCGCGCTCCCGCTCCTCCTCCCGCTCCCCGACCCGCCATTTCCGCCGCAGGTGCGAGGCCGCTGGGTGGCGGGGCCAGGGGCGGGGGGGAGGAGACGTTTCAGGCCTCACCTTTGTGCTCCTCTGCACAGTGACTCGCACTCGGATTCCGACAGCTCCTACTCAGGGAATGAGTGTCACCCTGTGGGTCGCAGGAACCCACCCCCCAAGGGCCGGGGAGGCCGGGGGGCCCACATGGACCGGGGCCGAGGCAGGGCGCAGCGTGGGAAGAGGTGAGGCTTTGGGGGGCCGGGGAGGAGGGGCCgctgggaggggaagggctgTGTCTGGGCAGCGgtggagaggcagggggtggcgcCACGCCCgccccttcagggcccctcctcctccctccccccctccccaggcacGACCTAGCCCCCACCAAGCGCAGCCGCAAGAAGATGGCGGCCCTGGAGTGTGAGGATCCCGAGCGCGAGCTGAAGAAGCAGAAGCGGGCGGCGCGCTTCCAGCACGGACATTCCCGCCGCCTGCGCCTGGAGCCCCTGGTGCTGCAGATGAGCAGCCTGGAGAGCGGCGGGGCCGACCCCGACTGGCACGAGCTGCAGATCGTGGGCACCTGCCCTGACGTCACCAAGCACTACTTGCGTCTCACCTGCGCCCCCGACCCGTCCACCGTGCGCCCCGTGGCGGTAAGCGCCCCCTGGCAGCGAGGGCAGGTCCTCCCTGTGAGGCCAGCGCTGGCACCAGGCCTCCGGGGCCAACGCTGCGAGGATGGCAGAGGCAACATGGGAGGAGGTGGCGGGGCGGGCAGGGGTCTGCCTCGGGGAAGACCCGGACCTGCCTGTGCACAGGGGGCCTGAGGCACCGAGAGGTGAACTGGACCCAGAGCTTGTGCTTTCGGAgtcgagtccagagcctgtggccTTGTCGGAAGGCTGGGCTGGCCTCTGAGCCTTCGCCTCGTGCTTAGGAGACCAGGAGAAGGAAGCCGATGTCCCCGGCCAGTGCCTGTGAGACACTGGGACATCCATGTCCCGAGGCCCGAGCTGGGAGCGGGGCTGACGTGTCCTCCCGGGGCGCGTGCGCGGCCTGTGCTGACGCGGGAGACCGTGTGCACGCTTTTACTCTTGGGTTCTATTCCCTTTAATATCGGGATCAAGCCACTGGGTGGGTTTAATGTTGCTGCCTCCGCTTACGACCCCGAGTTTGTGGAACTGTGGCAGGTTTTAGCACATCCTGAGCCACAATTCACCTCCTTCCCAGGTTTTGAAGAAGTCGCTGTGCATGGTCAAGTCCCACTGGAAGGAGAAGCAGGACTACGCCTTCGCCTGCGAGCAGATGAAGTCCATCCGGCAGGACCTGACGGTGAggcgggggccggggagggggccaCACTGCTGGTCCCGCCCTGCTCCGGTGTGACATCTGTTCTCCCGCTGCCCAGGTGCAAGGTGTGCGCACCGAGTTCACGGTGGAGGTGTACGAGACCCACGCCCGCATCGCCTTGGAGAAGGTGAGGGGCTGACAGGATTCCCtcggctccccccacccccgtcccggCCTCACTCTGCTCCTCCCTCCATGTCCTCTAGGGTGACCACGAAGAGTTCAACCAGTGCCAGACGCAGCTCAAGTCACTGTATGCTGAGAACCTGCCAGGCAACGTGGGCGAGTTCACTGCCTACCGGATCCTCTACTACATCTTCACCAAGAACTCAGGAGGTGAGGCGCAGCCCCGCAGAGCGGGGCGGCCGCGGGCCCCCAGGTCCTGGCCCTGCTCACCTCCTCGTCTCCGGCCGCAGACATCACCACGGAGCTGGCGTACCTGACGAGGGAGCTGAAGGCGGACCCTTGTGTGGCCCACGCCTTGGCGCTCAGggcagcctgggccctgggcaaCTACCACCGCTTCTTTCGGCTCTACTCGCACGCGCCCTGTATGTCTGGCTACCTCGTGGACAAGTTTGCAGACCGGGAGCGCAAGGCCGCCCTCAAGGCAATGATCAAAACGTATGTGAAGCTGAGCTCTGCCCCTGGCCCTCTGCTCTGCGGCCTCACCGCCGCCCTCCTCCCGCCGTCCGCACCTCTGACTCCCCTGGTCTCCCTCCCTCGGGTCCTGgtcttctctccccttctctcctctccacacTCGGCCCTCCCCTCTGGTCCCTCCACCGTCCAGCGCACGCACTGCGGGCCCTCCTCCGTGGTCCTGTCTCTCACTGCTCCGGGCTCCCCTGCCCCTTTGCCTCTCTTTACCTTCTGCTCGCATCACCCTGGACCCCACTTGGTCTTCTCCTTGCTCCGGGCTCCCCTTCCTCCAAGGCCTCTGCCCACCTTCTTCAGCGCTCCTGTGGCTGAGCTCCTGCTCTGTGGGGACGCCCAGCGAAGGCGGCGTAGCCGCGGTCTCAGGGACAAGGCCCCGCTCCCGCTCGAGCTGTTTTGAGAGCCCAGGCATGCTCAGGGACCAGGTGTGAGGCAGGGCAAGCTAGGCCAAGACCCCAAAGAGCGCGGCCTGTGCTCACGTGCTCAGTCAGGCGGGAGACGCCCCCCGGCGACGGCAGGACACCTCTTGCGTTGTCACAACCGGGGTCCTCCTGGCCTCTGCTGGTGGAGGCCAGAGGTGCTGCTCAGTGCCCTGCAGTGCACAGGGCACCCCCAGCTGGGTCACTTGGCCGCGGTCAGTCTCGCTGAGGCTGGGAAGCCCTGGTCAGAGGACGTGGGGCCTTGAGTGCCACGTCAGTGTGTTGGGAGCCGTGGGGGTGGTTTGCAGCTGGGGAGGGACACTTACCCTGCAGGTTAGGAGACTCCTAGGATCCAGTTTGGGTCAAGCCGATATGAGGCCAAGGTgcgggctggggcaggggctgtggggCAGACACACAGGAGGCAGGGCCGCGGGACCCGCTCTCTAAGCCAGGAGGGGTGAGGAGGCCGTGTACCTGAAGGACCCTGGGCTCCCCGGTGTGTTCTCCGCGGCCGCACAGGCTCTTCCTCCTGCAGTTTTCGGGCTTCTGCGCCGCCCCCGGGCTGTAGCCGGGCAGGCCACTGTCTCCTCCTCAGCACTTCCTGTTTCTGCCTCAGCCTGTGTGTGTGCTTGGCCAGTGGGAGGGCTCTGGCCTGTCGTTGGCCTCACGGTCTTGTGTCCCCCTGCTCCGGAGGGTGGTGCGGCTTCTCTCTGGCTCGCTGGGCCGGGGCCAGCCCCGTGTTGGGGGGCAGCAGGCTGTCCTGTGCCCCGCCCCCATGGACTTCCAGGGCTGTGAGGAAGTGGGGGCTTCAGGCAGGACTGGTTTGAGCGTTTTCTGCCACTTACTTACGTCCTAGGTGACAGTGGCCAAGTGGCTCTGCCGCTGCGCTGTCCTCGGTGCGTCTGTGAAGGGTAGGGTGACAGCTGCTGGGAGGGAGCTCAGCGGGCTCACGGGGCGGTACTTAGAAGAGCACAGGCCAAGCCTCCCCTTAGCACTCCCACCCAGCTCAGGGCaagcgggaggggcggggctccCTGCACCTGGCCCCTGCCCCGGCCCCGTGGGCCCTCTCCTGAGGGGCTGCTCAGGCCCCAGCCAGCAGAGGAGCCAGCTGGGcccttccctcctgtcccctctcctCCCGTCCCCCGCACAGGTaagtgagggggagggggggcacaGCGAGGGGTTggggccccccccaccccgggcccccCCGAGCCCCTGAGGGGGGAGgccggggctggggaggggccagcAGGTGACATGCTGAGGAAACCTTCGGGTGCCCGAAGGGGGGCACCCACTCCTTGCTCGTGGGGCCCTCCCATGCCCGCCGCCCGCCTCATCGCGTTCTCCTCTTGTCTCCGTAGCTTCCGCCCTGCGCTGCCAGTCTCCTACCTGCAGGCCGAGCTGGCCTTCGAGGGTGAGGCCGCCTGCCGGGCCTTCCTGGAGCCCCTGGGCCTGGCCTACACGGGCCCGGACAACTCCAGCGTCGACTGCCGCCTCAGCCTGGCGCAGCTGCCGGCCTTCTGAGCACCAGCGccgccgggggtggggggcagggctgcagCCCCCCAGCGCCGCCTCGGCGGGTTTTGTTTTTGAGCCGTGGACTTGGGTTGTAAATTAATTTGCGGGGAGTGGGCTCCAGGAAGAGCCACCAGCCCGGCCCCCATTGCCCACCGGGGAGTCTGTACAgagatttttctacatttttatttttgcctctgagggatgggattgggggaggggggacagcgGAGGGTTGGGGGCATAGTGTGTGGGGTCGTCTGTGTCCACCTTGCACCTCCACTAATGCTGTCTcagtgttttttctctctctctctcgagcTTGTACTCCGGTAGCGACCCGGCACCCTGGCCCATCCCATGCCAGGGGGGCCAGTGGAAGAAGACAGGCCGCTCCGCCCGTGCCCGCCTGCGGCAGGGGCACCAGCACACCAGCCCGCTGCCCGCCGCCTCATCTGCCTCACCACAGACTCTTGTTGCCCAGCCCTCCGGGGCCTCAGTGTTTGGGGCGAGGGGAGCCGCGTAGACTGTGCCCTGCCCGCAGCCCCCGACCCCAGAAACGCCAACGCCTCGCCACCGCCAGATCCACACTGCCAGCCTGCACTGAGGACTCCGGAGGCCATCGCGGGACCTCGACGGCCGGGCTGCCTCGTCTGCAGTTGTATTAAGTTGTCTCcgtgtcccttcccctctccacccCAATGTTTCTTCtggtttttcccccttttccctccCGCCGCCTCCTGCTCCCGCTCTCCCTTGGTTCAGCACAGGTAAAACGGTTACCCTCCCTCCCCGCCTCATGGATCACCAGCTCACGtcatgtttccttctcttttctttttgtgtgtgtttatttaagttattttttcttcctccccttttcttttccgtcctccctccctcttctgccATGTAACTGGAGGATGTGCAATGAGTTTGCAAACAGCTGGACTGTCAGGCTGCTTTTTTTCCAGATGTTCCTCctttgcctcccctccccctcctctccccctcccctttccttccttcattctttccttgGAGCACTGAGCACCATTTGGAAGCTTGAGAGAAACcaaaattaaagagagagagagagaacacgcGCGCACGCTTTGTCTTTCTGCCCCGGGCTAGATTGCCTCTGGGTGTCTGGGTCCTggcctttatttcttttggcaTTGAGATACCAGGGGGATCTCCGCCACGGCCTGGTAGGTGCCCCCTGACCTCCCCACGCGGCACAGCCAGAGTTTCCCCAGAGGCTGGCTCCCCAGCTCCTGCCTTGGGCTGAACCCAGGCTTGGGGAGGCCGACTTGGGAACCCTGGGGCACCTTGGCCAGGGTGAGGTGGGGGTGTAGCCCCCTGCAGGGCTGCAGCACTCTCAGCCCCTCGGCCTCCAGCCTCTGGCTGAGCACTTGGGCCATGTTCTCCAAAGGAGGGTCGGGGGGAGCACAGAGCACACGAGAGCCCAGGAACACCAGGCGCCTGAACCTGAGCCTCTGAGGGATCTGAAGCCCGGGGTCCGAGAGCACGCCTCTGAGTGCGTCGACCGCAGCCGCCACCTCGCCGGGGCCCGCCAGCCTCAGCAGGGCCACTGTCAGGTGCAGGGCCTGAGCAGGCACTGTGAACGCCGCGCAAGCTGGTGCATTTCGTACCAGTTCTTCTTGGACCTTAGCCACCCCGGCCTGCAGCTCAGCCTCTGTCACCATGAGGGCCACGAAGTGCGTGGGGCGGGGCCGGCGAGGGCCCACGGCCCCGGCTGCTCCACCGTCCACGGGCCAGACCCCGGGACCCCACTCCACTTCcgtctcagagaggccttccgaGGGCCTTCCCGGGGCTACCACAGCCGGCAGCTTCCCACCCGGGGGCTCCAGGTCCCTGGCAGCGGCGGCGGCTGGCTTCAGCGCCCTTCTTGGCTGCATCCACGGGGAACCTTGGCCTCCAGGGCCGCCCAACTCCCGCTCCTGGATCCTCGATAACGTCCCTGCCAACGCCAGGCGCCCAGCTTCGGGGCCTCCGCCATCCGGGGCCAAGGCGGCCCGGAGTCCCGTCCAAGCTGGCTGTACGCGCCCTCCCGCACCGGTGCCAAGACGGGTCGCAGCTACACCGTCCTGTGCGCCCCCGGCCCCGGCCGTGTCCCCACCGCTGAGCGCACCTCCGGCCCCGTACGCGTCCTCGCCGTCACTCTCGTCCCCGGTCCCGGTCCCATGCACGTCCCCGCCCCTGTCTCCGCCGTCGTGCGCGCCCCCGGTCCCGTGCGCGTCCACGCCGTTGCTCTCACCTCCGGCTCCGTGCACGTGCTCGCCGTCGCTCGCATGCCCGGTCTGGTGCGCGTCCTCGCCGTCGCCCTCCTCTCCGACACCGTGCGCATCCCCGCCGTCGAGCGCGTCCAGGATGGTGGACCCGCGGCCCGCAGCCAAGCCCGAGCCGAAGACGAGGTCCGTACGCGAGGCGCGGTCCCACACCAGACGGCCGCGGAAGCGGAAGTAGCGCACCCGGTGCTGCGGCACGGCCAGAACGCCCGGCCCGAGCGCCGCCAGAGGCTCGTcccagcagaaggaaaggaagggcttCTCGCGCACACCCAGGAAGCGGTCGACGTAGCCCACGGAAAAGTCGGCCGGGTCGAGGCGCGGGTCCCAGCGGATGCGCTGGATGACAGCCGCAGCCGTGCGCAGCGGCGGCTTCTTGGCTTTGGCCTCTGCTTCGGGCTCGCCTCTAGGCTGCGGCGGCGCCGGCGCCCCGGGGTGGGGCTGGCGGCAGCGGGCACCGAAGCGGCAGCGGCCCTCCAGGAAGAAGCGGCAGGCCGGCGGCGGCGCGGGTTCCGCGCTGGGGGCCCCCACGGGCGGCTCCGGCCCTTCGGCCGCCGCCATGGGAGTGGGGTGCGGCTGGCGCGCTCGCCCCGCTCAGGCCGTTCCCGCACCTGGGTCAGTCCTGCCGGCACGGGCGCCAGGCACCGCTGTGACGTCGCGGGCGAGGCTCAGGCCCCGCCCCGACCTGTAAAGCACCTCGCGCGTGAGACGGCCCTCCGCGGTGCCCTGGAGGCGCCTGACCCTTGCAGCCAAGCGGTTTTTATCTGTGGCCCCGGCCCCAACCCAATAATTTACATATGCGGCCCCGCCCCCACAACCCAAATACCTTACAGGTGCGGCCCCGCCTCTTCTGGCCCCTTAGTGAGCTTGGCTCCGCTACCTAATGATTTACAAGTGCGGCCCCGCCACTCTTGCTCCTTAGAGAAGCTGGCCCCGTCCCTAGTCCAGTGCTTTAACGATGCGGCCCCGCGCTCTCTTGGCCCCTGACGAGCTGGGCTCGCACACCCCGCACGCCTAATGATTTGCATGTGCTATCACGCCCCTCCGGGCATTCGTTGGGCCTCGCCCTCCGCGGGACAACCGGACGCCTGTAGGCTCAGAACGAACTTCGTAGCCCGGATTTGGGACGCAACTGTCGCCCTCAGGATGACACAACTTTGGGGCGTCCCTTTTC contains:
- the LENG9 gene encoding leukocyte receptor cluster member 9, with the translated sequence MAAAEGPEPPVGAPSAEPAPPPACRFFLEGRCRFGARCRQPHPGAPAPPQPRGEPEAEAKAKKPPLRTAAAVIQRIRWDPRLDPADFSVGYVDRFLGVREKPFLSFCWDEPLAALGPGVLAVPQHRVRYFRFRGRLVWDRASRTDLVFGSGLAAGRGSTILDALDGGDAHGVGEEGDGEDAHQTGHASDGEHVHGAGGESNGVDAHGTGGAHDGGDRGGDVHGTGTGDESDGEDAYGAGGALSGGDTAGAGGAQDGVAATRLGTGAGGRVQPAWTGLRAALAPDGGGPEAGRLALAGTLSRIQERELGGPGGQGSPWMQPRRALKPAAAAARDLEPPGGKLPAVVAPGRPSEGLSETEVEWGPGVWPVDGGAAGAVGPRRPRPTHFVALMVTEAELQAGVAKVQEELVRNAPACAAFTVPAQALHLTVALLRLAGPGEVAAAVDALRGVLSDPGLQIPQRLRFRRLVFLGSRVLCAPPDPPLENMAQVLSQRLEAEGLRVLQPCRGLHPHLTLAKVPQGSQVGLPKPGFSPRQELGSQPLGKLWLCRVGRSGGTYQAVAEIPLVSQCQKK